The genomic DNA TTGGATTATTTTACCTATTTTTATGTTTCCGGCAGCTATATTAGCTCTTGTGGGCGGAGCGTTTTTCGGAATTGCTGAAGGTTTGATTTTGACTATGATAGGAGTCAGTATAAACTCGGTTATAATGTATTTTCTAGGAAGATTTTTAGGTAAGGATTTTTTAGCTAAATTCTTTGATATTTATAAATTTAAAACAGCTTATATAAAAGATGAGTTTTTTACTATATTTTTACTTAGACTTATACCTATTATTCCTTATAACGCTATAAATTATTTTGCCGGAGCTTTTGCTTTTAGGTTTTGGAAATTTTTTTTAGGAAGCTTTTTTGGTAAGGTTTTGAGCAGTATCGTATTTTTAAATTTAGGAGTAAATGCTTCTAATGTAGGAACAGCACAGTTTTGGTGGGCAGTTTTTTGGGTGTTTGTTTTGGTTTTGGTTTCTATAGGTTTAAAGTTATTTTACGGTCGTATCTTTAAATTTGTAACCAAATTTTAGATTAAGCCGTTCTTAGTAGAATTACTTTTTTAAATTCAAGGAAAAATCGTGAAAATAGTTTTAGCAACAAATAATAAAGATAAAGTAAAAGAGATAAAAGCCTTTTATGACGGTTATGAAATTTATGCTCTAAATGAGATTTGTGAGCCGTTCGAGATCGATGAAACAGGGTCTAGTTTCAAAGAAAATGCTCTCATAAAAGCAACAGCGGTTTATGCGAAGCTTTGCGCCTTAAAGCTTGAAAATGAGTTTATCGCTCTTAGTGATGATAGCGGAATAAGTGTAGAAGCACTCGGTTTTGCGCCGGGAATTTACTCTGCAAGATATAGCGGAAAAGATGCGACTGACGCTAGCAATAGAAAAAAACTTACCTGTGAACTTCATAAACTCGGACTTAAAAAAAGCGGAGCGTTTTATACTGCTTGTATAGCCGTAGCTTCTAAATTCGGGAATTTTAGCACACATGGATTTATGTACGGCACAGTTATAGACGAAGAGCGCGGCGATAACGGTTTTGGGTATGATTTTATGTTTATGCCCGATGGTTTTGATGGAACCATAGGACAATTAGACGTTAAAACAAAACTAGCCATATCTCACAGATCAAAGGGTTTGGAATTGGCAAAATATATACTAAAAAGTCTTGAAAAATATTACAAATAATATTTAAGTCTAAATTCTTGAGATAAATTTAGACTCTTTTTTCATGCAAAAATAATAAAAATATACAAAAATATACAACAGTGCGTAAAAAATAAACACTTATTCCTGAATTTTCATATTTTTTGTGTTACTTTCGTTTATCAAATTTAATAAAATTAGTATAATATACTGCTTAAATACCATTATAATAGAAAATAAAACTTAAAATATAAATTTTACTATTTTCATAAAAGTAGTTATAATAGCTACAAGTTGAATTTTGTTTAGAAAGGATTTAAATTTGTATGAAAAAAGCATTTATTTTGAGTTGTGCCCTTAGTTCGGTACTATTTGGAGCAGATGGAGTTTATGATCTTGGTCGTATCGAGGTTACTACGCCAAATCAAAAACAAACCATAGCAGAAGGAAGTGATGCGGTAGTCACTCAAAAAGAGATCGCAGAGTCTCTTTCAACTAGCGTAGATCAGGCGATCAGAAATACTCCTGGTGTGTATACGACTCCTTATGCATTAGGATCTCGCGGTGAAGCAGATATAGGTATTCGTGGATTTGGTCGTACACAAATAGGACTATTTATAGATGGAATTCCAGTAAACTCGATCTATGATCGTCAAACCGACTGGTC from Campylobacter fetus subsp. fetus includes the following:
- a CDS encoding non-canonical purine NTP pyrophosphatase produces the protein MKIVLATNNKDKVKEIKAFYDGYEIYALNEICEPFEIDETGSSFKENALIKATAVYAKLCALKLENEFIALSDDSGISVEALGFAPGIYSARYSGKDATDASNRKKLTCELHKLGLKKSGAFYTACIAVASKFGNFSTHGFMYGTVIDEERGDNGFGYDFMFMPDGFDGTIGQLDVKTKLAISHRSKGLELAKYILKSLEKYYK
- a CDS encoding TVP38/TMEM64 family protein — its product is MKNSIFKFIIFIFLIVACFLIFDNLSFEILKNYIESHSKFSAVIYILSWIILPIFMFPAAILALVGGAFFGIAEGLILTMIGVSINSVIMYFLGRFLGKDFLAKFFDIYKFKTAYIKDEFFTIFLLRLIPIIPYNAINYFAGAFAFRFWKFFLGSFFGKVLSSIVFLNLGVNASNVGTAQFWWAVFWVFVLVLVSIGLKLFYGRIFKFVTKF